AGACAAGGAAGGAAAACTTGACAATCATCATAGGGAAAATCAACAAACAGATCACCTCAGCACTTCTAATGCTGCATCATTTCCTCAGAGGTATGCGATTTCGTGAAAATATAGATATTAGAATCCATGTGATTTCTTGCCTGGGGGGTACATGATATTTCTTCAACTTTCTTTTAGAGAAATGTTTATAGTGATTTTATTAATCACCCATTTTTAATCTGGATTTGGTGGTTTCAGCCCATATATACAAAAGGAAGTAATTTTTGACAATCATCAAAGGGAAAATCAGCATCAGTTTAACATTTTGAATCCTCCGTACTCAAGTCAAAGGTATGTGATTTCTTCATCTTTGTTTTGTGATATTTACATATTAGAGTTCATCTTATTAATATATAGTGTCCGTGTTGTATTTTTCCTTGCCAATGTTCTCTAAGAGAAGGGATTTCCACCAATAGCTCAAGAGATGGGAAGCTAATTGATCAGCTTGATACCTCAAGTTTTTCTTCCTTGCCACTGGGGTATGTCATGTTTCTTAAGTTTCCTGGTTACTTAACTATTGACCAATACTTTGTTTCTGTAATTCCACGTATTTCGTGACTCTAGGAAACATTCAGATGATGAAGAAATTTGTATGAATTGTGAAAGGGATGATCAACGAGCACATAAGTACAACACCTCAAATTtgccctccttgcctaagaggtACATGATTGTCCGTAGAGCTTGGCCCTTCTTGGGAGGTAATGTAGATATTCTTGGTCATTGAACAGTCATTAATtactaattataattatcttctcctggatcccgTCATTCCAGCTGTCATCCagatgaagaaggaatttccagTGTTTACAAAGGGGAAGAAATAAAAGCATATCAGCCCGGCACATCAAGCTTCCCTTCTGATCAGTTGGTTTTGCTTGGATTGTCTTTAAGTGCACCAGAGAAGGTATCATATAATAAAGTAGCAAAAATAAGCAACTTCTTGTGAGAACGCAGCATGGATGGATCACATGTTTCCTGTGTTCCACTTGAATCTATCTTTATGGAAATTTGGCGCAAGAAATTATTTGTTACTACGTGCATTACAAATGATTTCTGTCCCATTCCAGATTGttaccatttttttttttgaagcagcTTGTGACCAATTTGCTTCATGCGTGTTGGACAGGATTCCTTGCAGGAGTTTGCATGTTGGACCAAGGCGAGGCTAACGAAAGAGTGGGGTGAAAATGTGACTCATGTCATCGTGGGCAAAGGTGCTGGCACCTCATGGAGCAGATCATTTGAAGCCCTCATGGCAATACTGCTTGGGAAATGGGTTGTCCATTTTGAATGTTAGTAGTGAATCTTTCTGCTGCAGTTCCATACGTGAGCCTTCTTTTGTATGTTTTGAGTTCTATGTTTATATGTTCGGAGAAGTTGCCGAATCTTACTCTCATCTCGTTCGTACATGTACATTTACATGTCAATTGGGGGCGTCATAGATCATCAGAGCAGTTTTACCCGGTCTGATGCTTTTTGACCTTGCTCTTTAAGGGATTGCGGACTGCTCCTCGGAGATGACTCGGCGTCCAGAATCCTCTTATGAGGTAGCACTCAGCATGGATTCGCTCCGAACAATCGACGGACCGAAGAAGGGAAGAATCCAAGCAACCAAAGGGGTATgttactactccctccttcaaAGTTTATAAGGCATACTACAACATGACACGACACGGTCTTTCAaataacactttgaccattcatttatcatatattatattatttatgattataaatttataatcatggTAAAGTATATTTGATtacgaatccaatcatataaagTTTACATTCTAAAAAGGAgaaagttcaatttactcccctcaactatagccaaagtctggataatcccctaaactataacttagttcaatttaccccctaaactatgtcatttagtttattttaccccataacacaatttatcttttttgtttcttcatacataagttgaattttaatttcaaattttgcagggtagtagtggacatcacaatgcatattttaaaaaagttttatgatttttcccatttgtttttcatataattttgaactctaacgattaatttattattaaatatcctaacctatcaaaataatgataaaaaatatgatttatttttataacatgtgttatggtgtgtactatgttgtaaaatttcaacttaaaactccacctatgcatggagaaatgaaaaagacaaattacagtagggggtaatttgaaccaaatggaATAATTTGtggggtaaaatgaactaaacaatagtttaggggggttatccagactttggctataattgaggggagtaatttagactttttccttctaaaaataaaaaaattaatagtcaaattattggtcaaagatagaaaagtttgaattttgataAGCTTGTGCATCTTATAAATGTGGAAGAATGGAGTATGTTATTTGGCACAGGCAGTCAACTGAACAAAGGAGTTGCATACATTCCTGGGCAAAACCTGACCGCGGCCATTCGATTGTTCACCTCGCGCTCTCAGGCACCGAAGCTGAAGCTGTTCGCGGGACTGTGCTTCTGCCTCAGCGCCTACATGGACCCAGACGGCAGACACCGCGTGCGCAACCTCATCGCGGCCGCGGGAGGGCAGGTCCTGAGGGGAGGGTTCCTGGACCTGCTGCTCGGATACTCCGACGGCTCGTCGGTGGGGCCGTACTTTGTCTTCGACGGCGACGCGCCCGGAGAATTTTTCAGGAGCACGCTGCGtaaggaggaggtggaggcgagGAAGCACGCGGCCGCGGGGGCGCGGGTGATCAGCCACTTGAGGGTGCTGGACGCCGTCGCGGCGTACGACGCGGACATCCTGGACCGCTGAACGTGAAGAGAAGGATGGCTTCGCGTCGTAAATGTGCGCGCGAGTAGGGGAGAGTTTTTGGCGATCTGCCGATCTCGCTACCATTTTGTTCTGCAGAAGGCGACCGAAGGCTGGACGTTGTCAATGTGTATACTGATCGGTGCATCGCGTCGATCAGCATCGTCGCAGGAGCAGGCGCAGCACTAATCACACTCCATCCTTCCCTTCCCATGTAGAGACAACTAATGATCTACTGTGAATTTGAGGCTTCAATGTGCAACCAAAATGAGCGGTATCAGCTCGCATGATCTGTACAACGCTATAGGTTAAAGCCCGAAAACCGTTCTCCGTACTGCACCGCCTGACTTCTTTGAACCACAACAGGGCTAGAATTTCACTACTAAGACACTCCAACGCAACTATACCCCAACCGTCAAAAGAAGAACGAAGCGCACTTCTTGAATCCAAAGTCCGAATTTTCTTTTATGCAACTCAAATGACCAAAACATTTACAGTCGTCATGGAGACTGCATCACCAAAAAAGCAGGGAAACTCAAAACATAGTTACAATATAGCCCTACTGATTAAAGCCAATGAATTATGAAGCATACTAGATCTCAGCTACATGTCTACTGCTGCCACCTGGCAGGGCTTGCCGGCTAACGAAGGAGCTCCATTTTCCAGAACAGCATGCATGTCCTGCCCATAGAGGAAgatgaaatttatttttgcaAAATGGACTTAATCTGAATAAATTCATCAGTTCGCTGAGGCCTGAAGTGCTTACAGAATGAATTTCTATGAACTCATCCGATCTATGACACCAGCTACTGAAGACTAACCAAAACAAACTAACTTCAAGTTCAGGAGAACCTAGGGAAACTGCAGTGCAAATCAGTGCATCAGGGATGCAAGTCAAACACAGATAATATACTTTCTTTTGACACATAATAGAAGAATGCTACCTTATAGTTCCCATCTAAGATTTTGGGCGGCGGAAGGAAGGACGGGTCTCTTCTCCACTGCCTCATAATGGAGAACGAAGTTGTCCTGCAAGCAAAAGAACGTTCACCATCCCTGCTAACATAGATATAAATAAGGCTAGAAAATGAATGAGGTGTGATTCAGATAGCAAAACCTTATGGACAGTATCCCAGATGTTTGGATCAAAACAAATGTAGGACCCTCGTTCATGAAGTGGAGTTTTCACCAGAGGCGCGGCATTAGGAGCTCTTGTGAGCCAGACACGGTAGTCTTTGTGGTAAAACCACCCTTTATTGTATCTGATGAAAACAATGGGTCACTAATTTGCTCACTCATACAACAAGGTAGGGTGTAAGCTATATATCAAGAATACAAAGAGTGGTAAAAAGAACTGTGCAGTTTCAATGCTTACAGTTCATTAGCAGCATACAACTGAGCCACATCCTTAGGCATGCTGCACAAAGAACAAAGTCAATGATGCCCAGACTAGTTACATTAAATAATCAGTTAAATGAACTCAAAAAATACCTGTAGAAGATGTAGAACAATGTCAAGGGGTGAAACTTCTGAAAATGTAATGGCTGCACATGAtgggaaaaaaaatataaatatgcaGTGTTTGGAAGCAGGAGACTAACAGTAATAAAAATGTCAAGAAGCTTACTTGtagcggtggtggtggctcaGCAGAGAAACAAGCCGGGATCTGATAATCGGGTTCTCCTTTAGCTGGCTCATTTGACCATGGAGAGCCAAATGTCTTATAAAGATTATCCTGGGAGTTCAAATTCAACCCTAATGATGTCAAATCAATTCCTAAAGCAAGGGCTGTTGGTCCAGGCTCTTTCAATCTTATTAAACTCAACAATCCAAGTAAACTATATGGATCTGGTGTGGTTTGTGTTCCCTGAACAGATTTTTGGCTCTGATCCTTGAATGGTTGTGGGCCTGAAGTTGCCTGCAACCTAAGTGAATTTTGAGTCTGCGGTTGATGGTACTGCTGCATAAATTGTTCATAAACTCCCGAATTTGGTGACGGACTTGGAGAATTTGCAGGCCTTAATCCAATATTTTCCAGCCCAGCATTTTGAACCTAGTAAAGGATCATTATGGTTAATAATCCACATTGGAAGGCTTAGCAGGCACTAAATGTTAAAGTGTTAGTAGGGATCTCTCCTGCTGTTCCGGTTGACTAGAAAAATAACAAATCGAGTTGTTTCATAAAAGTGTTGCATTCGATCTTGAGATGATGTAAAAGAAAACAGTATTAATGCTTACTGAACTAGCACTCTGCTGATGTTGGCGGGGCGGATAGCTGCTTCCCAAGTTAAAACCAGATGATCTAGCCATCTATAGAACCATGTGTGTCAAAATATAAGAATAATTACATATGTGTTCAGCAAAGCAAAAGGTTTTAAAAAAACTCACAGGATAATGTTGTGCTTGCATAATATTTACATTCTCATGAAGGTGGTCCTTGTGATGCATATCCATAGCATAATCTGAGGAACTACCTTATATTCCAAAGAAACATATAATTAGATAATActccaaaaaagaaagaaagtatGACAGAAAATATAATCAGTataccccccaaaaaaaaatcaattgacaTTAGCATATGATTGGCGGAAAATTGAGAAGAGGACCACAGAAAATGAATAAATATGAATCACAGATTGTCATGTTGTGCTGAATTATCGCATATGTTGTGAATGTAATGGTACAaattgaaaatataaataataacagaTGAAATGCAAGTgcacaaagttttttttttttaaaaggacTGGTAACAGTTTTCTACTACGCGCATAGTGAGATCAGCAATGGTTCTTTGTAAATGTGCACCTTTATATCCTGGTAAAGCTGGAAAATCTTCATTCTGAATGCTGAATTCTTGATTTTGTTGCACGATGGTGTTGACACTTACTCCATGCTTTCGCAGTGACCCTTCAAATTACAGAAGTCAGAAGTTATATATTTTAATATCATCAGAAGATTTGCTAGCATTGCAGTGTTACCATATTGGCCTTGACCACCTCCAGCAGAATTAGGCCGTCCAGTTAGCTGAGGGAAGTCATTTATATCAAATGGGGCATTGTCACCCGAGCTTCCATCATGTAGCATTCCAGAAGATCCTAAAGAACTGTTTCCTGCCTGTACTTGATTCTGAGACAATGACGCTCCAGGTGTCGGGTAAGAACTTCCAAGCAAGTTCATGAATTGAGGAGATGCTGGCAAATGAACAAATAAACCAAGTGGAACATGAATTATTACAAGTTTTAAACTATTCGTAAAACCCGTTCTATGTAACATTAAACCCATAAATTCAACACATAGTTTTCTAATATATAATGACCTGGGTTACCACTTCATTATCCCTTGTCAGATTTGAGTCAAAGTGGGTCAAGTTAAAAGCTTGCTCATTGAAACTTAAAAAGCAAAGTGTTTCCCTTCAGCCTTCTTACTAAGCATAGCATTTTCATATGACAGAAGTATACCTATTGAATTCTAGCCAAACAATTATCATTAGTACTAGATCATTTCACTATCCAGCCAGCATGAAAGATATAACAGGAATATACATACACAGATTCATCAAACAAGCATGGGAAGTTCAACCAAAGCGGCCATATTCCGCAATGTCAACTACATACCTTGTTGAAGCATACTACTCATCCGGTTGGATCCTTGAATATTGATAGCCCCACTTCCAGAGTTGCCACTTAAATTCATGCGAGACACTATA
The nucleotide sequence above comes from Panicum virgatum strain AP13 chromosome 3K, P.virgatum_v5, whole genome shotgun sequence. Encoded proteins:
- the LOC120698321 gene encoding protein BREAST CANCER SUSCEPTIBILITY 1 homolog isoform X2 yields the protein MSATHASIMVKAFGEMDNDIVDVLKQGQMQSQVLKRGKMQGDVLKQHQMQSDQLTRQFNSPTKPSLAGATKASLLKGQNEKNVVEDAKIPSPRVKRNKTGPNQLSYKESNVSAKHVQSEDIGGTTELKRLLTPINLFEDECIFCHSFRTSQFHRSMVCYLKGRVVSIEEGNSSNAIYVHKNCLEWAPRVWFKGDVVMNLESEIRRASRLRCRRCGLLGAALGCYDNDCKRSFHVPCALQIGCRWDVVSSVAVDPMTLPCDKPCTHTTGNDNSSSLHQSQKDSFTDLEEEGQKSDQLKTTSPCTDKEGKLDNHHRENQQTDHLSTSNAASFPQSPYIQKEVIFDNHQRENQHQFNILNPPYSSQSQCSLREGISTNSSRDGKLIDQLDTSSFSSLPLGKHSDDEEICMNCERDDQRAHKYNTSNLPSLPKSCHPDEEGISSVYKGEEIKAYQPGTSSFPSDQLVLLGLSLSAPEKDSLQEFACWTKARLTKEWGENVTHVIVGKGAGTSWSRSFEALMAILLGKWVVHFEWIADCSSEMTRRPESSYEVALSMDSLRTIDGPKKGRIQATKGAPKLKLFAGLCFCLSAYMDPDGRHRVRNLIAAAGGQVLRGGFLDLLLGYSDGSSVGPYFVFDGDAPGEFFRSTLRKEEVEARKHAAAGARVISHLRVLDAVAAYDADILDR
- the LOC120698321 gene encoding protein BREAST CANCER SUSCEPTIBILITY 1 homolog isoform X6, whose amino-acid sequence is MSATHASIMVKAFGEMDNDIVDVLKQGQMQSQVLKRGKMQGDVLKQHQMQSDQLTRQFNSPTKPSLAGATKASLLKGQNEKNVVEDAKIPSPRVKRNKTGPNQLSYKESNVSAKHVQSEDIGGTTELKRLLTPINLFEDECIFCHSFRTSQFHRSMVCYLKGRVVSIEEGNSSNAIYVHKNCLEWAPRVWFKGDVVMNLESEIRRASRLRCRRCGLLGAALGCYDNDCKRSFHVPCALQIGCRWDVDERLVLCPKHVSKTLPCDKPCTHTTGNDNSSSLHQSQKDSFTDLEEEGQKSDQLKTTSPCTDKEGKLDNHHRENQQTDHLSTSNAASFPQSPYIQKEVIFDNHQRENQHQFNILNPPYSSQSQCSLREGISTNSSRDGKLIDQLDTSSFSSLPLGKHSDDEEICMNCERDDQRAHKYNTSNLPSLPKSCHPDEEGISSVYKGEEIKAYQPGTSSFPSDQLVLLGLSLSAPEKDSLQEFACWTKARLTKEWGENVTHVIVGKGIADCSSEMTRRPESSYEVALSMDSLRTIDGPKKGRIQATKGAPKLKLFAGLCFCLSAYMDPDGRHRVRNLIAAAGGQVLRGGFLDLLLGYSDGSSVGPYFVFDGDAPGEFFRSTLRKEEVEARKHAAAGARVISHLRVLDAVAAYDADILDR
- the LOC120698321 gene encoding BRCA1-associated RING domain protein 1-like isoform X7; this encodes MQKFHPLVLSGIRLDQISFHIKKAMYLQNMSSPKTLEFHRSMVCYLKGRVVSIEEGNSSNAIYVHKNCLEWAPRVWFKGDVVMNLESEIRRASRLRCRRCGLLGAALGCYDNDCKRSFHVPCALQIGCRWDVDERLVLCPKHVSKTLPCDKPCTHTTGNDNSSSLHQSQKDSFTDLEEEGQKSDQLKTTSPCTDKEGKLDNHHRENQQTDHLSTSNAASFPQSPYIQKEVIFDNHQRENQHQFNILNPPYSSQSQCSLREGISTNSSRDGKLIDQLDTSSFSSLPLGKHSDDEEICMNCERDDQRAHKYNTSNLPSLPKSCHPDEEGISSVYKGEEIKAYQPGTSSFPSDQLVLLGLSLSAPEKDSLQEFACWTKARLTKEWGENVTHVIVGKGAGTSWSRSFEALMAILLGKWVVHFEWIADCSSEMTRRPESSYEVALSMDSLRTIDGPKKGRIQATKGAPKLKLFAGLCFCLSAYMDPDGRHRVRNLIAAAGGQVLRGGFLDLLLGYSDGSSVGPYFVFDGDAPGEFFRSTLRKEEVEARKHAAAGARVISHLRVLDAVAAYDADILDR
- the LOC120698321 gene encoding protein BREAST CANCER SUSCEPTIBILITY 1 homolog isoform X1, whose product is MSATHASIMVKAFGEMDNDIVDVLKQGQMQSQVLKRGKMQGDVLKQHQMQSDQLTRQFNSPTKPSLAGATKASLLKGQNEKNVVEDAKIPSPRVKRNKTGPNQLSYKESNVSAKHVQSEDIGGTTELKRLLTPINLFEDECIFCHSFRTSQFHRSMVCYLKGRVVSIEEGNSSNAIYVHKNCLEWAPRVWFKGDVVMNLESEIRRASRLRCRRCGLLGAALGCYDNDCKRSFHVPCALQIGCRWDVDERLVLCPKHVSKTLPCDKPCTHTTGNDNSSSLHQSQKDSFTDLEEEGQKSDQLKTTSPCTDKEGKLDNHHRENQQTDHLSTSNAASFPQSPYIQKEVIFDNHQRENQHQFNILNPPYSSQSQCSLREGISTNSSRDGKLIDQLDTSSFSSLPLGKHSDDEEICMNCERDDQRAHKYNTSNLPSLPKSCHPDEEGISSVYKGEEIKAYQPGTSSFPSDQLVLLGLSLSAPEKDSLQEFACWTKARLTKEWGENVTHVIVGKGAGTSWSRSFEALMAILLGKWVVHFEWIADCSSEMTRRPESSYEVALSMDSLRTIDGPKKGRIQATKGAPKLKLFAGLCFCLSAYMDPDGRHRVRNLIAAAGGQVLRGGFLDLLLGYSDGSSVGPYFVFDGDAPGEFFRSTLRKEEVEARKHAAAGARVISHLRVLDAVAAYDADILDR
- the LOC120698321 gene encoding protein BREAST CANCER SUSCEPTIBILITY 1 homolog isoform X5 — translated: MVKAFGEMDNDIVDVLKQGQMQSQVLKRGKMQGDVLKQHQMQSDQLTRQFNSPTKPSLAGATKASLLKGQNEKNVVEDAKIPSPRVKRNKTGPNQLSYKESNVSAKHVQSEDIGGTTELKRLLTPINLFEDECIFCHSFRTSQFHRSMVCYLKGRVVSIEEGNSSNAIYVHKNCLEWAPRVWFKGDVVMNLESEIRRASRLRCRRCGLLGAALGCYDNDCKRSFHVPCALQIGCRWDVDERLVLCPKHVSKTLPCDKPCTHTTGNDNSSSLHQSQKDSFTDLEEEGQKSDQLKTTSPCTDKEGKLDNHHRENQQTDHLSTSNAASFPQSPYIQKEVIFDNHQRENQHQFNILNPPYSSQREGISTNSSRDGKLIDQLDTSSFSSLPLGKHSDDEEICMNCERDDQRAHKYNTSNLPSLPKSCHPDEEGISSVYKGEEIKAYQPGTSSFPSDQLVLLGLSLSAPEKDSLQEFACWTKARLTKEWGENVTHVIVGKGAGTSWSRSFEALMAILLGKWVVHFEWIADCSSEMTRRPESSYEVALSMDSLRTIDGPKKGRIQATKGAPKLKLFAGLCFCLSAYMDPDGRHRVRNLIAAAGGQVLRGGFLDLLLGYSDGSSVGPYFVFDGDAPGEFFRSTLRKEEVEARKHAAAGARVISHLRVLDAVAAYDADILDR
- the LOC120698323 gene encoding probable NOT transcription complex subunit VIP2 — protein: MSGPLNSNISGAASNLRDSTGRSFASSFSGQSGSLPGFHHSGSHNIHGNLNLTNISGSLAPRNNSMAGIPSPGVQQPGGSISSGRFPSNNLQASMSQIPHGHSGISNRGGMNVGGNPGFSSSMNAIGASIQGLSSNLANVGSRNSAPGLAASPVLGNLGPRITNSGNIVGGGNIGISISSAGLSMPGIVSRMNLSGNSGSGAINIQGSNRMSSMLQQASPQFMNLLGSSYPTPGASLSQNQVQAGNSSLGSSGMLHDGSSGDNAPFDINDFPQLTGRPNSAGGGQGQYGSLRKHGVSVNTIVQQNQEFSIQNEDFPALPGYKGSSSDYAMDMHHKDHLHENVNIMQAQHYPMARSSGFNLGSSYPPRQHQQSASSVQNAGLENIGLRPANSPSPSPNSGVYEQFMQQYHQPQTQNSLRLQATSGPQPFKDQSQKSVQGTQTTPDPYSLLGLLSLIRLKEPGPTALALGIDLTSLGLNLNSQDNLYKTFGSPWSNEPAKGEPDYQIPACFSAEPPPPLQPLHFQKFHPLTLFYIFYSMPKDVAQLYAANELYNKGWFYHKDYRVWLTRAPNAAPLVKTPLHERGSYICFDPNIWDTVHKDNFVLHYEAVEKRPVLPSAAQNLRWEL
- the LOC120698321 gene encoding protein BREAST CANCER SUSCEPTIBILITY 1 homolog isoform X3, which produces MSATHASIMVKAFGEMDNDIVDVLKQGQMQSQVLKRGKMQGDVLKQHQMQSDQLTRQFNSPTKPSLAGATKASLLKGQNEKNVVEDAKIPSPRVKRNKTGPNQLSYKESNVSAKHVQSEDIGGTTELKRLLTPINLFEDECIFCHSFRTSQFHRSMVCYLKGRVVSIEEGNSSNAIYVHKNCLEWAPRVWFKGDVVMNLESEIRRASRLRCRRCGLLGAALGCYDNDCKRSFHVPCALQIGCRWDVDERLVLCPKHVSKTLPCDKPCTHTTGNDNSSSLHQSQKDSFTDLEEEGQKSDQLKTTSPCTDKEGKLDNHHRENQQTDHLSTSNAASFPQSPYIQKEVIFDNHQRENQHQFNILNPPYSSQREGISTNSSRDGKLIDQLDTSSFSSLPLGKHSDDEEICMNCERDDQRAHKYNTSNLPSLPKSCHPDEEGISSVYKGEEIKAYQPGTSSFPSDQLVLLGLSLSAPEKDSLQEFACWTKARLTKEWGENVTHVIVGKGAGTSWSRSFEALMAILLGKWVVHFEWIADCSSEMTRRPESSYEVALSMDSLRTIDGPKKGRIQATKGAPKLKLFAGLCFCLSAYMDPDGRHRVRNLIAAAGGQVLRGGFLDLLLGYSDGSSVGPYFVFDGDAPGEFFRSTLRKEEVEARKHAAAGARVISHLRVLDAVAAYDADILDR
- the LOC120698321 gene encoding protein BREAST CANCER SUSCEPTIBILITY 1 homolog isoform X4; this encodes MVKAFGEMDNDIVDVLKQGQMQSQVLKRGKMQGDVLKQHQMQSDQLTRQFNSPTKPSLAGATKASLLKGQNEKNVVEDAKIPSPRVKRNKTGPNQLSYKESNVSAKHVQSEDIGGTTELKRLLTPINLFEDECIFCHSFRTSQFHRSMVCYLKGRVVSIEEGNSSNAIYVHKNCLEWAPRVWFKGDVVMNLESEIRRASRLRCRRCGLLGAALGCYDNDCKRSFHVPCALQIGCRWDVDERLVLCPKHVSKTLPCDKPCTHTTGNDNSSSLHQSQKDSFTDLEEEGQKSDQLKTTSPCTDKEGKLDNHHRENQQTDHLSTSNAASFPQSPYIQKEVIFDNHQRENQHQFNILNPPYSSQSQCSLREGISTNSSRDGKLIDQLDTSSFSSLPLGKHSDDEEICMNCERDDQRAHKYNTSNLPSLPKSCHPDEEGISSVYKGEEIKAYQPGTSSFPSDQLVLLGLSLSAPEKDSLQEFACWTKARLTKEWGENVTHVIVGKGAGTSWSRSFEALMAILLGKWVVHFEWIADCSSEMTRRPESSYEVALSMDSLRTIDGPKKGRIQATKGAPKLKLFAGLCFCLSAYMDPDGRHRVRNLIAAAGGQVLRGGFLDLLLGYSDGSSVGPYFVFDGDAPGEFFRSTLRKEEVEARKHAAAGARVISHLRVLDAVAAYDADILDR